From the Streptomyces sp. KMM 9044 genome, one window contains:
- the rpsA gene encoding 30S ribosomal protein S1, translating into MTSSTETTATTPQVAVNDIGNEEAFLAAIDETIKYFNDGDIVDGVIVKVDRDEVLLDIGYKTEGVIPSRELSIKHDVDPNEVVAVGDEIEALVLQKEDKEGRLILSKKRAQYERAWGTIEKIKEEDGIVTGTVIEVVKGGLILDIGLRGFLPASLVEMRRVRDLQPYVGKELEAKIIELDKNRNNVVLSRRAWLEQTQSEVRQTFLTTLQKGQVRSGVVSSIVNFGAFVDLGGVDGLVHVSELSWKHIDHPSEVVEVGQEVTVEVLDVDMDRERVSLSLKATQEDPWQQFARTHQIGQVVPGKVTKLVPFGAFVRVDEGIEGLVHISELAERHVEIPEQVVQVNDEIFVKVIDIDLERRRISLSLKQANEAFGADPSVVEFDPTLYGMAASYDDQGNYIYPEGFDPETNDWLEGYETQREAWETQYAEAQTRFEQHQAQVIKSREADEKAAAEGVDTAGAAPAASGGGGGGGGSYSSEGGDNSGALASDEALAALREKLAGGQS; encoded by the coding sequence ATGACGAGCAGCACCGAGACCACCGCCACCACCCCGCAGGTTGCGGTCAACGACATCGGTAACGAGGAAGCCTTCCTCGCCGCGATCGACGAGACGATCAAGTACTTCAACGACGGCGACATCGTCGACGGCGTCATCGTGAAGGTCGACCGGGACGAGGTCCTGCTCGACATCGGTTACAAGACCGAAGGTGTCATCCCGAGCCGCGAACTCTCGATCAAGCACGACGTCGACCCCAACGAGGTCGTCGCCGTCGGTGACGAGATCGAAGCCCTTGTTCTCCAGAAGGAGGACAAGGAAGGCCGCCTGATCCTCTCGAAGAAGCGCGCCCAGTACGAGCGTGCCTGGGGCACCATCGAGAAGATCAAGGAAGAGGACGGCATCGTCACCGGTACCGTCATCGAGGTCGTCAAGGGTGGTCTCATCCTCGACATCGGCCTCCGCGGCTTCCTCCCGGCCTCCCTGGTCGAGATGCGCCGCGTCCGCGACCTCCAGCCCTACGTGGGCAAGGAGCTCGAGGCGAAGATCATCGAGCTGGACAAGAACCGCAACAACGTGGTCCTGTCCCGCCGTGCCTGGCTGGAGCAGACCCAGTCCGAGGTCCGCCAGACGTTCCTCACCACCCTTCAGAAGGGGCAGGTGCGTTCCGGCGTCGTCTCCTCGATCGTCAACTTCGGTGCCTTCGTGGACCTGGGTGGCGTCGACGGCCTGGTGCACGTGTCCGAGCTGTCCTGGAAGCACATCGACCACCCCTCCGAGGTCGTCGAGGTCGGTCAGGAAGTCACTGTCGAGGTCCTCGACGTCGACATGGACCGCGAGCGTGTCTCCCTGTCGCTGAAGGCGACCCAGGAAGACCCGTGGCAGCAGTTCGCCCGCACCCACCAGATCGGCCAGGTCGTGCCCGGCAAGGTCACGAAGCTGGTTCCGTTCGGTGCGTTCGTCCGCGTGGACGAGGGCATCGAGGGTCTGGTCCACATCTCCGAGCTGGCCGAGCGCCACGTGGAGATCCCGGAGCAGGTCGTCCAGGTCAACGACGAGATCTTCGTCAAGGTCATCGACATCGACCTCGAGCGCCGCCGCATCAGCCTCTCGCTGAAGCAGGCCAACGAGGCCTTCGGCGCCGACCCGTCGGTGGTCGAGTTCGACCCGACCCTGTACGGCATGGCCGCGTCCTACGACGACCAGGGCAACTACATCTACCCCGAGGGCTTCGACCCCGAGACCAACGACTGGCTCGAGGGCTACGAGACCCAGCGGGAGGCGTGGGAGACCCAGTACGCCGAGGCGCAGACCCGCTTCGAGCAGCACCAGGCGCAGGTCATCAAGTCCCGCGAGGCGGACGAGAAGGCCGCTGCCGAGGGTGTCGACACCGCGGGTGCGGCTCCGGCCGCGTCCGGTGGCGGTGGCGGTGGCGGTGGCTCGTACTCCTCCGAGGGCGGCGACAACTCCGGCGCCCTGGCGTCGGACGAGGCGCTGGCCGCGCTGCGCGAGAAGCTGGCCGGCGGCCAGAGCTGA
- a CDS encoding class I SAM-dependent methyltransferase produces MPRGTHPADTTSDTRSRTLCAPVTTAGATGRKSTTMEPIIQEPEGPEASGPEATRRDAGVTESARANRGWWDRNADEYQVEHGTFLGDDRFVWCPEGLDEVEAELLGPPEELKDRTVLELGAGAAQCSRWLAAQGARPVALDISHRQLQHALRIGGPFPLVCADAGTLPFADGSFDLACSAYGALPFVADPRLVLREVRRVLRPGGRFVFSVTHPIRWAFPDEPGPEGLSVSGSYFDRTPYVEQDEEGHAVYVEHHRTLGDRVRDVAASGFRLVDLVEPQWPEWNSSEWGGWSPLRGRLIPGTAIFVCVRD; encoded by the coding sequence CTGCCCCGCGGAACCCACCCCGCGGACACCACTTCGGACACACGCAGCAGGACACTGTGCGCCCCTGTGACGACAGCCGGGGCGACTGGACGGAAGAGTACGACGATGGAGCCGATCATCCAAGAGCCCGAAGGTCCCGAAGCATCCGGGCCGGAGGCGACCCGACGGGACGCCGGCGTCACCGAGAGCGCCCGCGCCAACCGCGGCTGGTGGGACCGCAACGCGGACGAGTACCAGGTCGAGCACGGCACGTTCCTCGGCGACGACCGCTTCGTGTGGTGCCCCGAGGGGCTGGACGAGGTGGAGGCCGAGCTGCTCGGCCCGCCGGAGGAGCTGAAGGACCGCACCGTCCTGGAGCTCGGCGCCGGCGCGGCCCAGTGCTCGCGCTGGCTGGCCGCGCAGGGCGCGCGCCCGGTGGCCCTGGACATCTCGCACCGGCAGCTGCAGCACGCGCTGCGCATCGGGGGCCCGTTCCCGCTGGTGTGCGCGGACGCGGGCACCCTGCCGTTCGCGGACGGCTCCTTCGACCTGGCCTGCTCGGCGTACGGGGCGCTGCCCTTCGTCGCCGACCCGCGGCTGGTGCTGCGCGAGGTGCGCCGGGTGCTGCGGCCGGGCGGCCGGTTCGTCTTCTCCGTCACGCATCCCATCCGCTGGGCGTTTCCGGACGAGCCCGGCCCGGAGGGGCTGAGTGTCTCCGGGTCGTACTTCGACCGCACGCCCTACGTGGAGCAGGACGAGGAGGGCCACGCGGTGTACGTCGAGCACCACAGGACACTGGGTGACCGGGTCCGCGACGTCGCCGCCTCGGGCTTCCGTCTGGTGGACCTGGTGGAGCCTCAGTGGCCGGAGTGGAACAGCTCCGAGTGGGGCGGCTGGTCCCCCCTGCGCGGCCGGCTGATCCCGGGGACGGCGATCTTCGTGTGCGTACGGGACTGA